A stretch of DNA from Ovis aries strain OAR_USU_Benz2616 breed Rambouillet chromosome 14, ARS-UI_Ramb_v3.0, whole genome shotgun sequence:
CCAGGGCCCGCCGCAGAAGCCCAGCCAGTCTGTTCCAGAGCCCGCTGCCTCCACGGGGGCGCCTTCCCGACCCCGCCGGCGACCCCCGCCCCAGCGCCCGCACCGCTGCCCCGACTGCGACAAGGCCTTCTCGTACCCGTCCAAGCTGGCCACACACCGGTTGGCACACGGCGGCGCCCGCCCCCACCCGTGCCCCGACTGCCCCAAAGCCTTCTCCTACCCCTCCAAGCTGGCCGCCCACCGCCTCACGCACAGCGGCGCCCGCCCGCACCCGTGCCCGCACTGCCCAAAGGCCTTCGGCCACCGCTCCAAGCTGGCAGCCCACCTCTGGACCCACGCGCCCACCCGCCCCTACCCGTGCCCCGACTGCCCCAAGTCCTTCTGCTACCCCTCCAAGCTGGCGGCCCACCGCCACACGCACCATGCCACCGACGCCCGCCCCTATCCTTGCCCACACTGCCCCAAGGCTTTTTCGTTCCCCTCCAAACTGGCGGCCCATCGCCTGTGCCACGACCCCCCGACCGCGCCGGGCAGCCAGGCCACCGCGCGGCACCGCTGCTCCAGCTGCAGTCAGGCGTTTGGCCAGAGACGCCTTCTACTCGTTCACCAGCGCAGCCACCAGGCGGAGAGCCCCGGGGAGCGGGAGTGAGCGCTCCTCTCGGCTCCGTGGCTCCTTCTTCTGCCAGCCCCGGTCAATAAAAAGGTGGCATCTCTAAGCCAGGCTGTATGGACTTGCCTCTTCCAGGTAGACAGAAGGGAAGTTGCCCCCGCATTGGGCTCAAACTTAGAGGCGGAGGAATCCTTTGTTTGGGGGAAAGGAAAGTGTCATCCATGAGTTTGCACTGAGTCCCAAACCATGGACCTGGAGGTGTGGTTAGAAAGGTCTTGGCTCTAGTTTCCCCCTCACCTATTCATATGGCAAAGGTTAAACTGCTGCTAGCATCGTGTGCTGCTGAGGAGTGTGGAGACAAGCTCTCCTTGTTGTTGTGAGTTTAAATTAGTGCCTCCGCTTTGGCCAttgactgtgtatgtgtgtgttagtcagttgtgtccgactcttttcgaccccatggatccctgtagccccccaagctcctctgtctatgggattctccaggcaagaatactagagtgggtagccattcctttctctaggggatcttcttgacccagagactgaatccgggtctcctgcactgtgggcagatcctttaccatctgagccaccagggaacccccgaCTATAGGTATAAAGAACTTCGAATGCATCTATGTTCATGTCAGCTATTCCACGGCTCAGAATTTATCCTGGCActtgccgggggggggggggggggggggcggatgtAAGATTAaggatgttcactgcagtacaATGGCAGTGCCAAAGATGAGAAATAACCTGAGTGCCCATTGATAAGGGGACCAACTAAGGAACTGCAGTACAGCCACAGAATGGAAGATGTAGCTGCAGGGGGGAAAGTCAGCTCTATATGTATTGACATGTAGAATTCCCAAGGCATACTAAATCATAAAAGCAAGCACAGAGGGTGTACCACCAGTAGCATAAAAATTTTTCTAAAGCCCAAGCTTTGGAGCCATCTTTGACCCACTACTTAAGAGCCTCAGGGGCTCAGACAAGTTTTGTGATTTCTCTGGACTCAGAggccttatctataaaatgggatttaaaaaaaaaaaatttttggccacactgcacaacTTTCGCaatcttagttacccaaccagggacggaacccaggcTGCTggagtgaaagtgctgagtcctaaccactggactgccagagaatttccAAATGGGAGTATTATAAGGTCTTTACAAGCACCTTTTTGGGCAAAGATGGTTCCCCTTTTGGAGCCTGTTTCTCCTGCTATAAAACAAGGATGACTGAGCTAACAGTGGACTGCTCTTCATTCTACAGACATGTATTAGGCAGGTACTGTGAGCTGGGCCCTGCACAGGGTGTTAGGAACAGGGTGATAAGACAGACCTGGTCTAGTGAGGGGGTGGACACCAGCCAGAGTTgcaaaaacaagagaaagaagccaaggaacttctctggtgctccagtggctaagactccatgtgtCCAAAGCAGAGtgcccaggtttggtccctggtcagagaactagatcccaccagctgcaatgaagatcccatgtgctgcaactaagacctggttgtccttcagtggctaagtcgcatcctactctttgtgaccctgtggactgcagcacgctaggcttccctgtcctccactatctcctggtgtagccaaataaatattgtCTAGAAATAGTACTGTACAACATATAGgctaaaaaaagataaagaagccAAGCCCACTTTAAACAAGTAGGGGAGCCTCACCTCCCCCCATTCGAAGAATTATTACACAGCTGTCATGAGGCTGGTGATGTCGGTTTGGGAACAGGCTGGAGAGAGggcactgggagctcagaaaCAGACCTATGCTTACAAGATCCTGTCAGGAGATGCTCCTCACTATATACTCAGAGGCTGGCAAATTTCTTCTGTAAAGGGCCGGGCAGTAGATCTTATTAGGTTTTGCAGGCCATACAGGGTCTGCCACTACTACCCAGCTCTGCTGTTGTGCTGCAAAGGCAGACAACACATTAGGATATAAGGATGGCCGTGTTCTGATAAAACGTTATTTACAAACAGCCGGTGGGCAGAttcagcccatggactgtagtttgccagtcCCAACCATAGACGAGCCGGGGCAGGATAGCTAATCAGCAAATGAgctgagagaaaagagaagaaaattaaatgagaccCTGTGGTCGGCAGAATAATGGTCCCCCAAAGACGTCCacgtcctaatccctggaacctgagTTTGTGTTGGCTTCCACACGGCAGAGGGGGCTTGGCATACATGATGAAGGATCTCATCTTGAGATGGGAGATTATCCTGATTATTCCagtgggcccagtgtaatcacaagggtccttacatgggaaagagggaggcagaggagccagagatgtGGCAATGGAAGCAAAGACTGGAGTGATGGGGGGCCAGGAGTCAAGGAGCGCAGGCAGCTTCTCAAGGCTAGAAAAGGCGAGGAAATGGATTCTGCCCTAGAACTGCCAGAAGAAACAcaacaaaatacaattttaaatacataaataaaatgaaaaataaattttaaaagacagaaggaaCACAACCCAGACATCACCACGTTTTTACCCCAACTTAGACTGACTTTGGTTTACTGAcccccagaactgtaagagaataaagtTGTATTGTTTAAATCCTGTGACcttggtaatttgttacagcagtgtAGAAATGAATACAGCTCTCCACCttacagcatacacaaaaattaagttGCTAGTGATTTAAGATCTAAGTTTGAGACACAAGACTCTGGAGCATTTAGATGGGAATTAAAGAATATCTTAGTAACCTCAGAGACAAAGAAACTGACACAAAAAGTATAAATTGTAGAGGGAAAGGCTGGTGACTCTGATCATAAACAAACCAAGTTACGGCTATGATAAAGATACATAAGCGTTGGGACGGCTATGATAAAGATACATaagggttgggtttttttttctttttggccccaccatgtgggattttagttccctgtccagggatcaaacccatgccctctgctttGGGGATgcagtcctaactgctggaccaggAGGGAAGTCCAAAGATACAGTATTATGagtatatgcatgctaagttgcttcagtcgtgtctgactctttgcaaccctatggactgttccCTGCCTGGCTCCactgtctgtaggattctccagtccaatactggagtgggttgccatgccctcatccaagggatcttcccagggatcaaacccgggtctctatgtctcctgcattgcaggcgcattctttagcagctgagctatcagggaagctcattatGAGTGTATACCTGGCATATGCTGTTAGATACAGAGAGTTAGGAAAGGTCTTCTTGAGGAGCTATTATTTGAGCTCGGATCTGAAAGGTGGGGAGGATGGAATGTGAGGTGGTTTGTGGAATCTCCAGCATCAGGCTCCAGACAAATGAAAACCAGAGGCCGCAGGATGGCAGGCTGCTCAGCAAGGCCCTGGGAGAGGGACAGCCAAGGGGCAGGATCTCTCCTCCAAAGTCAGCAGTATGGCCTGTGCCCAAGTTTACCATGGGGCTTGTCTTGGCAGATCTCCTCGGAAGCAACCACACCGCTATCCGAGTCTCAAGGACACAAACTCATTTGGGATGTGTCCATCTGGTCCAACCTTAGCTTGTCTAGATCAGAAAACTGACTCCTGGAGAGATGGGATTTGGCCatacccaggcttcccaggtagtgctagtggtgaagaacccagcctgccaactcaggagacgcAGGATAAGCGGGTTTGACCCATTATCATGGAcatgtaagagactcgggttcaactcctgggttgggaagatcccctggaggagggcatggcaacccactccagtattcttgcctggaaaatcccatggacagaggagcctggtgggctacagtccatggcatcagaGTCAGAAAGGGCTCATGCCCCTGATGCTGGCGATTCCATAAACCACCTTGCATTCCATCCTCCCCACCTTTCAGATCTGAGCTCAAACAGTAGCTCCTCAAGGCCTAACTCTCAGACAGGACTGCGCACGCATACAAACCAGGGGACAGTGCTGAGTCTGGGTGGGCCCCGTTCCCCTGCCTTCCCGACGCCCTGCTGCTCCGTGCATgtgctcctgccttgcctttcctCTGCCTGGGATGGCTCCCCCAGACCCTCCCTTGCTTCTCCCGAGTCCCTGCCGACAGGTGAGTGCTGAGATGCCTTCCCCATGACCTGTCGCTCTCATCACTGGATAACCCCACCCAGCTTTTTCTGCTCACACGGGGCTTATCGCCACGCTGCAAGACACTCGCCGTCTCTGACCCCCAGCAGAATGTCAGCGCCATGAGAGCAGGGACTCATGTCTCATTTGGCACACCAGAGCCCCAGTGCCTTACACATGGTGGGTGTGGGTGGCACAGTAATAACCCCTCAAAGACACCCACAgcctaatccctggaacctgtggaTATGTTACATGGCAAAGGTGAATTAACAGAgcatgatggggcttccctgatggctcagtggtaaagaatccacctgctagtggaggaaacacaggttcgacccctgacctgggaagatcccacaggcctcagagcaactaagcctgggcaccacaactattgagcccatgtgccccaactattGAAGCCCGCCTGTGCTCAGccatgagagaagccaccgcaatgagaaggccGGGCAACTCAACTAGAGTAGTCCCCGCTTGGTGCAACGAGGAAAggccacacagcaacgaagacctagcacagtcagaaatgaataaaacatttaaagacaGCATAAGGAAGGAAGGTTGCTAACGGGCTGACTTTAAAACCGGGAGATTATCCCAGGTTATCCAGGTGGGCGCAGCATAACCCCAAGAAGTCAGTGTCAGAGTGACGCAGCCTGAGAAAGACTCCACCAGccgttgctggctttgaagacagaAGGGGCATGGGTCGTGGGCTGCAAGTGGGAAAGATAAAGATAAGGACAGACTCTCTCCCAGAGCCCCAGGAGGAGCCAGAGCCCTGCCTGCGCCCTGATGGTTAGCCTGGCG
This window harbors:
- the ZNF575 gene encoding zinc finger protein 575 gives rise to the protein MLEREAESAAGGAEPSPTDKEPVTKGEAPDQGPPQKPSQSVPEPAASTGAPSRPRRRPPPQRPHRCPDCDKAFSYPSKLATHRLAHGGARPHPCPDCPKAFSYPSKLAAHRLTHSGARPHPCPHCPKAFGHRSKLAAHLWTHAPTRPYPCPDCPKSFCYPSKLAAHRHTHHATDARPYPCPHCPKAFSFPSKLAAHRLCHDPPTAPGSQATARHRCSSCSQAFGQRRLLLVHQRSHQAESPGERE